A window of the Zeugodacus cucurbitae isolate PBARC_wt_2022May chromosome 4, idZeuCucr1.2, whole genome shotgun sequence genome harbors these coding sequences:
- the LOC105211866 gene encoding cold shock domain-containing protein CG9705 yields MSQLNTPEKDAAGKPPTNRQQSTHSPNLTLQLPSPIITKRTRTASTSARALENPIETGIVKAFSRSKGHGFITPKSGGDDLFCHVSDIDGEYVPQQGDEVRYRLCAIPPKFEKHQAVHVQIINLTPEVHHKWEEPVFPDSPAQ; encoded by the exons ATGTCTCAATTGAATACACCCGAAAAAGATGCGGCTGGTAAGCCCCCCACTAACCGGCAACAAAGTACCCACAGCCCGAATTTAACATTGCAGCTTCCCAGTCCTATCATAACCAAGCGCACACGCACTGCTTCAAC GTCCGCTCGCGCTTTGGAAAATCCTATTGAAACCGGTATTGTTAAGGCGTTTAGTCGTTCGAAGGGACATGGGTTCATTACACCCAAATCAGGAGGTGATGATCTCTTCTGTCATGTATCTGA TATTGATGGTGAATATGTGCCACAACAAGGTGATGAAGTAAGGTACCGTCTGTGTGCAATTCCGCCTAAATTCGAAAAACACCAAGCAGTACATGTACAAATCATCAACTTAACACCAGAAGTGCATCATAAGTGGGAGGAGCCCGTTTTCCCCGACTCGCCTGCTCAGTAA